The Pseudomonas parafulva genome includes a window with the following:
- the dnaB gene encoding replicative DNA helicase gives MNEITTSEQLDLQTAALKVPPHSIEAEQAVLGGLMLDNNAWERVLDQVSDGDFYRHDHRLIFRAVHKLADANQPFDVVTLHEQLDKEGLSTQVGGLAYLAELAKNTPSVANIKAYAAIIRERATLRQLISISTDIADNAFNPQGRDAAEILDDAERQIFQIAEARPKTGGPVGVNDLLTMAIDRIDTLFNSDSDITGISTGYTDLDEKTSGLQPADLIIVAGRPSMGKTTFAMNLVENAVLRTDKAVLVFSLEMPGESLVMRMLSSLGRIDQTKVRSGQLSDDDWPRLTSAVNLLNDRKLFIDDTAGISPSEMRARTRRLAREHGEIAMIMVDYLQLMQIPGSSGDNRTNEISEISRSLKALAKEFNCPVIALSQLNRSLEQRPNKRPVNSDLRESGAIEQDADVIMFVYRDEVYHPETEHKGVAEIIIGKQRNGPIGFVRLAFIGKYTRFENLAPGMYNFDDDE, from the coding sequence ATGAACGAGATCACTACCTCCGAACAGCTCGACCTGCAAACCGCAGCCCTGAAAGTGCCGCCGCATTCCATCGAGGCCGAACAGGCCGTGCTCGGTGGTCTGATGCTGGACAACAACGCCTGGGAGCGGGTGCTGGATCAGGTGTCGGACGGTGACTTCTACCGGCATGACCACCGGCTGATCTTCCGTGCCGTGCACAAGTTGGCCGACGCCAACCAGCCGTTCGATGTGGTGACGCTGCACGAGCAGCTCGACAAGGAAGGCTTATCGACGCAGGTCGGTGGCCTGGCGTACCTGGCCGAACTGGCCAAGAACACGCCTTCGGTGGCCAACATCAAGGCCTACGCCGCGATCATTCGCGAGCGGGCCACGCTGCGGCAACTGATCAGCATCAGTACCGACATCGCAGACAATGCGTTCAATCCGCAAGGCCGTGATGCGGCGGAAATCCTCGACGACGCCGAGCGGCAGATCTTCCAGATCGCCGAGGCGCGACCCAAGACCGGCGGCCCGGTAGGGGTCAACGACCTGTTGACCATGGCCATCGACCGCATCGATACCTTGTTCAACTCCGACAGCGACATCACCGGTATTTCCACCGGTTATACCGACCTGGACGAGAAAACCAGCGGCCTTCAGCCGGCCGACCTGATCATCGTGGCGGGCCGGCCTTCGATGGGTAAAACCACGTTCGCCATGAACCTGGTGGAAAACGCCGTGCTGCGGACCGACAAGGCCGTGCTGGTGTTTTCGCTGGAAATGCCAGGGGAATCGCTGGTCATGCGTATGCTGTCCTCACTGGGTCGTATCGACCAGACCAAGGTCCGCTCCGGTCAATTGAGCGACGACGACTGGCCACGCCTCACCTCGGCGGTAAACCTGCTCAACGACCGCAAGCTGTTCATCGATGACACCGCTGGCATCAGCCCATCAGAGATGCGCGCGCGCACCCGGCGCCTGGCACGCGAGCACGGCGAGATCGCCATGATCATGGTCGACTACCTGCAGTTGATGCAGATTCCCGGATCTTCCGGTGACAACCGCACGAACGAGATTTCCGAAATCTCTCGCTCGCTCAAAGCCCTGGCCAAGGAATTCAATTGCCCGGTCATTGCCCTTTCGCAGCTCAACCGTTCGTTGGAGCAACGTCCGAACAAGCGTCCGGTGAACTCCGACCTGCGTGAATCGGGTGCAATCGAGCAGGACGCCGACGTCATCATGTTCGTGTACCGCGACGAGGTGTACCATCCGGAGACCGAGCACAAGGGCGTGGCGGAAATAATCATCG
- the rplI gene encoding 50S ribosomal protein L9: MELILLEKVANLGNLGDKVKVKAGYGRNFLLPFGKATVANAANLAAFEERRAELEKAAADRKSSAESRAAQLAELEVTITATAGDEGKLFGSIGTHDIADALTASGVEVAKAEVRLPNGTIRQVGEYDVAVHLHSDVEATVRVVVVAA, from the coding sequence ATGGAACTGATCCTGCTGGAAAAAGTCGCCAACCTGGGCAACCTGGGCGATAAAGTAAAAGTTAAGGCTGGTTACGGCCGTAACTTCCTGCTGCCATTCGGCAAGGCTACCGTTGCCAACGCCGCCAACCTGGCTGCGTTCGAAGAGCGTCGCGCCGAGTTGGAAAAAGCAGCTGCAGACCGTAAATCGTCGGCTGAAAGCCGCGCTGCCCAACTGGCCGAGCTGGAAGTGACCATCACTGCCACCGCTGGCGACGAAGGCAAGCTGTTCGGTTCGATCGGCACCCACGACATCGCTGACGCCCTGACCGCCTCCGGCGTTGAAGTGGCCAAAGCTGAAGTTCGTCTGCCGAACGGCACCATCCGTCAGGTTGGCGAATACGACGTAGCCGTGCACCTGCACAGCGACGTTGAAGCCACCGTACGCGTGGTCGTCGTAGCTGCCTAA